From the Elusimicrobiaceae bacterium genome, one window contains:
- a CDS encoding sulfite exporter TauE/SafE family protein has translation MKKFLLAEIVIAAIYAGVFLPCGNWLEYVGNVIGTMLLPLGIGYLIAVCHTRKSPRIHKVAFVVFCVIMSIVSFQLIYERNLRQEQAQTSNTETTTAPTDKADSPVEKDKQDDQNEEAQTRAIVAKAVQMVQESLAVKQDNTNKKSKFFTDISFKTKIKIEKCLEENIYSSECLDACSGLDRNSAACIEYDKKFWAREYEIHKDYYDNLEKWRSEEIAREKFYTVLIWLGGCLFFIFILYILFRLVKNKISLRIKRRAGKHTLDDVFAAEKKD, from the coding sequence ATGAAGAAATTTCTACTTGCAGAAATTGTTATCGCGGCCATTTACGCAGGGGTCTTTTTACCGTGCGGTAACTGGCTAGAATACGTAGGAAATGTGATCGGCACTATGCTTTTGCCGCTTGGCATTGGCTATCTAATAGCCGTATGTCATACGCGCAAGTCGCCCCGCATCCATAAAGTCGCCTTTGTTGTTTTTTGCGTCATTATGTCTATCGTTAGTTTTCAACTTATCTATGAGCGAAATTTACGCCAAGAGCAAGCACAAACATCCAATACAGAAACGACTACAGCCCCTACCGATAAGGCAGATAGTCCTGTAGAAAAAGACAAACAAGACGACCAAAACGAAGAAGCACAGACCCGCGCTATCGTCGCCAAAGCCGTACAAATGGTACAAGAGAGTTTAGCCGTCAAGCAGGATAATACAAACAAGAAAAGTAAATTCTTTACTGATATATCATTTAAGACAAAAATAAAAATAGAAAAATGTTTGGAAGAAAATATATATTCCAGTGAATGTTTGGATGCTTGCTCGGGTTTAGATAGAAATAGTGCAGCGTGTATAGAATATGATAAGAAATTTTGGGCGCGGGAATATGAAATACATAAGGATTATTACGACAATTTGGAAAAATGGAGAAGTGAAGAAATAGCCCGTGAAAAATTTTATACAGTTTTAATTTGGTTAGGCGGTTGTTTGTTTTTTATCTTTATCCTTTATATATTATTCCGTCTTGTCAAAAACAAAATTTCTTTGCGCATTAAACGCCGCGCAGGCAAACACACATTAGACGATGTTTTTGCCGCCGAAAAAAAGGATTAG
- a CDS encoding site-specific integrase, which translates to MSAKRISCVGRIGRNGKRYRKQINGRVYDKWIAGNADQRERAYKEWVAELEKKHARSAVDNSITFLDFREKFVTYIRTLKDKNTGELRYSPRTVEEYRYHLAEFERVMKIRYAGNVDYAMLAEFRRKSRDAADKAKQNYYGVNKKMGSVTRALKWGMAEGLINVFNTAPLETKLDTGKVIVKTLTNSAVSLLVKYSSAKWSTAVKIGYYAGLRPEEMLNLLVSKIDFKTGITKIWEHAADQRRGIVAWAPKRDKRRLVLLPPDVLKDIKQLHPKEYVLTNKHGERYDLDNFGKAWNKNLKHVNRCILRNEPDTPPIRCTYKILRKSNITALMDMGLEEQDASLSLGHANKKTSEKHYINADTLLRQQEHAQLVQIQKIKKYILSLPKTIR; encoded by the coding sequence ATGTCTGCAAAAAGAATATCTTGTGTAGGGCGCATTGGCCGGAATGGCAAGCGCTATCGCAAGCAAATAAACGGTCGTGTTTATGACAAATGGATAGCTGGTAATGCGGACCAGCGGGAGCGTGCGTACAAAGAATGGGTGGCCGAATTAGAAAAGAAACACGCGCGTAGTGCAGTAGATAACTCTATCACTTTTTTAGATTTTAGAGAAAAATTTGTTACTTATATCCGAACCCTTAAAGATAAAAATACAGGAGAGTTACGGTATAGTCCGCGCACGGTGGAAGAATACCGCTACCACCTAGCGGAGTTTGAACGTGTAATGAAGATACGCTATGCCGGAAATGTAGATTATGCAATGTTGGCAGAGTTTAGGCGTAAATCTCGTGATGCGGCCGATAAGGCAAAGCAAAATTATTATGGTGTAAATAAGAAAATGGGTAGTGTTACACGTGCCCTAAAGTGGGGAATGGCCGAGGGCCTTATAAATGTTTTTAACACAGCCCCGTTGGAAACAAAACTTGACACGGGTAAAGTTATTGTAAAAACGCTTACTAACTCGGCAGTATCTCTTTTAGTCAAATATAGTTCTGCAAAATGGAGCACAGCTGTCAAAATAGGATATTATGCTGGGTTGCGCCCCGAAGAAATGCTTAATCTGTTGGTATCAAAAATTGATTTCAAAACAGGTATTACAAAAATATGGGAGCACGCGGCCGATCAACGCCGTGGTATTGTGGCTTGGGCTCCCAAAAGAGATAAGCGCCGTTTAGTACTCTTGCCGCCCGATGTGCTAAAAGATATTAAACAACTGCACCCGAAAGAATATGTACTAACTAACAAACACGGCGAGCGGTACGATTTGGATAACTTTGGCAAGGCGTGGAACAAAAATCTTAAACACGTCAACCGTTGCATTTTGCGTAACGAGCCGGACACACCACCTATTCGTTGCACATATAAAATCCTGCGCAAATCAAACATCACGGCTCTTATGGATATGGGGCTAGAAGAACAAGATGCTTCTTTAAGTTTAGGGCACGCAAACAAAAAAACTAGCGAGAAACATTACATCAATGCAGATACTTTATTGCGCCAGCAAGAACACGCGCAGTTAGTGCAGATCCAAAAAATTAAGAAATATATTTTGTCTTTGCCCAAAACGATACGATAA
- a CDS encoding ATP-binding protein gives MINRPDYIEKISKFIDVPIIKILTGIRRSGKSTIFQMIQNELLKRGIKKEQIIVRNYTNVELSGLTANEMLADVKKDITNNDKYYLFLDELQEIDGWEKVVNQLMEQGNIDIYVTGSNSKLMSSEIATYLSGRYVSIPVYTLSFEEYLAFMRPSELTAQQLLENYIKMGGFPLIAANKLDTQSAYQIVQDIYKAIVTNDIIRRHRINKQDLFDLVVKFILDNMGKTFSANSIAKFLRSEHRTISVESIYNYLKWLEQAFIIHKCQRYDVIGKSILKTQEKYYLGDVSLKYGLMGYNATMLPAVIENIVYLELRRRGYDVFIGKNQNKEIDFIAQKQDEKIYVQVCVNLPPNSTRETDNLLAIKDNYPKYVVTLDNLAVGNVNGVQIIHLSDFLLGTKTNKTR, from the coding sequence ATGATAAACAGACCCGATTATATTGAAAAAATAAGCAAATTTATAGATGTCCCCATTATTAAAATACTGACAGGAATACGTCGAAGCGGCAAATCCACTATCTTTCAAATGATACAAAATGAACTTCTCAAGCGTGGTATCAAGAAGGAACAGATTATTGTCCGCAACTATACCAATGTAGAATTAAGCGGCCTAACTGCTAATGAAATGTTGGCTGATGTAAAGAAAGATATTACTAACAATGATAAATATTACCTATTTTTAGATGAACTGCAGGAAATTGATGGGTGGGAGAAGGTAGTAAATCAGTTAATGGAGCAAGGCAACATAGATATTTACGTCACCGGGTCTAACTCTAAACTAATGTCTAGTGAAATAGCCACCTATTTATCAGGCCGTTATGTGTCTATTCCTGTCTATACATTATCTTTTGAAGAATACCTTGCTTTTATGCGCCCTTCTGAACTAACTGCCCAACAACTACTTGAAAACTACATCAAAATGGGCGGTTTCCCCCTTATTGCCGCTAATAAACTAGATACGCAGTCTGCTTATCAAATCGTACAAGATATTTATAAAGCTATTGTTACAAATGATATTATCCGCAGACACCGTATCAACAAACAGGATTTATTTGACCTTGTGGTAAAATTCATTTTGGATAATATGGGTAAAACATTCTCTGCTAATTCTATTGCTAAATTCTTACGCAGCGAACATCGGACCATATCGGTAGAGAGCATTTATAACTACCTAAAATGGTTGGAGCAGGCCTTCATTATTCATAAATGCCAACGCTATGACGTAATAGGCAAATCCATCCTAAAAACCCAAGAAAAGTATTATTTGGGGGATGTATCCTTAAAATATGGGTTGATGGGTTACAATGCCACGATGTTACCTGCCGTTATTGAAAATATAGTCTACCTAGAACTTCGCCGTAGGGGTTATGATGTGTTTATTGGTAAAAATCAAAATAAAGAAATTGATTTTATCGCCCAAAAACAAGATGAAAAAATATATGTGCAGGTCTGTGTTAATCTGCCGCCAAATTCTACCCGTGAAACGGATAATTTGCTTGCCATTAAAGATAATTACCCTAAATATGTGGTTACATTAGACAATTTGGCTGTAGGAAATGTGAACGGGGTACAAATTATCCACTTGTCTGATTTTTTACTGGGTACTAAAACAAACAAAACCAGATAG
- a CDS encoding tyrosine-type recombinase/integrase, with product MSIKDNGNGTVTIDYRDAQHRRHRQTIVGGKTLAKNILAKIKSDIAEGTFFPDLKKQELSFAQVADKYWDIHLSHKKSGPKLKSTINLLKKHFGDKLLSQITTEDVQRFYNEKSAQTSAPTANRHLTTLNAIINKVIMLKIYKGENPCIGVAKQKENPPRNNFLSKAQIKDMLLCIAERSKALFAFAIYTGMRRGEILRVDWEDVDLENNIIHIYESKSGYKREVPIAPTLKQILLSLNPQKSGKVFNLSTKQIEFDFNHALKQAGITGICFHSCRHTFASHFMMNGGSVTDLQRILGHSDLKLTQRYAHLSPTYLRKSIEVVDDLIPQLQ from the coding sequence ATGTCAATTAAAGATAATGGAAACGGAACAGTAACCATTGATTACCGCGATGCTCAGCACAGGCGCCACCGTCAAACCATTGTCGGCGGAAAAACGCTGGCAAAGAATATATTGGCTAAAATTAAAAGCGATATCGCCGAAGGCACATTTTTTCCCGATTTGAAAAAGCAAGAATTGAGCTTTGCACAAGTGGCCGATAAATACTGGGATATCCATTTATCCCATAAGAAAAGTGGCCCCAAATTGAAAAGTACGATCAATCTATTAAAAAAGCACTTCGGAGACAAACTCCTTTCTCAAATCACCACAGAAGATGTGCAACGGTTCTATAATGAGAAGTCAGCTCAAACAAGTGCTCCGACTGCCAATAGACATCTTACTACACTTAATGCAATTATTAATAAAGTAATTATGTTGAAAATATATAAAGGTGAAAATCCTTGTATTGGTGTAGCGAAACAGAAGGAGAACCCACCACGAAACAATTTCTTGAGTAAAGCACAAATCAAAGATATGTTGTTGTGTATAGCTGAACGTTCTAAAGCCCTATTTGCTTTTGCTATCTATACAGGTATGCGGCGAGGAGAAATTCTGCGTGTAGATTGGGAAGATGTTGATTTGGAAAACAACATCATCCACATTTATGAATCAAAATCTGGTTATAAACGAGAAGTACCCATTGCGCCAACGCTGAAACAGATTCTGCTTAGTTTAAATCCACAAAAGAGCGGAAAAGTATTTAATCTATCCACAAAACAGATAGAATTTGACTTTAACCACGCCCTCAAACAGGCGGGTATCACAGGCATTTGTTTTCACTCGTGCCGCCATACATTTGCAAGCCATTTTATGATGAACGGCGGAAGTGTTACGGACTTACAGCGTATATTGGGCCATAGCGACTTAAAATTGACCCAACGCTACGCGCATTTAAGTCCTACTTATTTACGCAAATCAATTGAAGTAGTAGATGATTTAATTCCACAACTGCAATAG
- a CDS encoding helix-turn-helix domain-containing protein, whose translation MDRQRLYIPLKKIEVKERYPLEFKPWKKEFSNEYFPEVSVKNDTHYGLELLIQYSHSKILYGNNLLEASPGLLRECTEQLCEKLEKMGIKAPFEVLWEHSTMSALEIGKNINLDSLPAWVVVDYLKKFPAPCGYMDPAEDYYHSQTRNNQCRFYSRSHEVTFYNKTQELQDKLQQNMEGFFFCRPNILRFEVRLNKSALKTLFGKTAISLSDLAAKKDCYEEVVEKYWNPFVKASKHNPIYLSPQAQLAQVKSHLKPQSYINLLAFKEMEYREGFCYTKCFFEREIGKQETHNIIACYKRYPILNIVDNKYDIIDKLDYAISHPRWWLKMEDIFKPNERPFEFSQCLVEDWWTTADSSEYLGICERAVQNKCRSGEIPSFFVGGKYRLKKADVMNYQYQQKLIKKTPNTL comes from the coding sequence ATGGATAGACAACGACTATATATCCCATTGAAAAAAATTGAAGTGAAGGAAAGATATCCTTTGGAATTTAAACCTTGGAAGAAAGAATTTTCGAATGAATATTTTCCTGAAGTATCCGTAAAAAATGATACCCATTATGGGCTTGAGTTATTAATTCAATATTCTCATTCTAAAATTTTATATGGAAATAATCTATTGGAAGCTTCTCCAGGGCTATTGAGAGAATGTACTGAACAGTTATGTGAAAAACTTGAAAAAATGGGCATAAAAGCGCCGTTTGAAGTTTTATGGGAGCATAGTACGATGAGTGCTTTGGAAATAGGAAAGAATATAAATTTGGATTCTTTACCTGCTTGGGTAGTAGTGGATTATTTGAAAAAGTTTCCAGCTCCGTGTGGCTATATGGACCCCGCTGAAGATTATTATCATTCACAAACAAGAAACAATCAATGCCGTTTTTATAGTCGAAGTCATGAAGTGACATTCTATAATAAAACTCAAGAATTACAGGATAAACTCCAACAGAATATGGAGGGTTTCTTTTTTTGTAGGCCGAATATTTTACGTTTTGAGGTGCGGTTAAATAAATCGGCCTTAAAAACTTTATTTGGAAAAACGGCCATTAGTTTAAGTGATTTGGCAGCCAAAAAAGATTGTTATGAAGAGGTTGTTGAAAAGTACTGGAACCCTTTTGTAAAAGCAAGTAAACACAATCCTATTTATCTTTCTCCCCAGGCACAGTTGGCTCAAGTTAAATCTCATCTAAAGCCACAATCATATATAAATCTATTGGCTTTCAAAGAAATGGAATATCGTGAAGGTTTTTGCTATACAAAATGTTTTTTTGAGCGAGAGATTGGCAAACAAGAGACCCATAATATCATTGCTTGTTATAAACGATATCCTATTCTTAATATCGTAGATAATAAGTATGATATTATAGACAAATTAGATTATGCTATATCGCACCCGCGGTGGTGGCTGAAAATGGAAGATATTTTTAAACCCAATGAAAGACCGTTTGAATTTTCTCAGTGTTTAGTAGAAGATTGGTGGACTACGGCAGATTCGTCAGAATACCTCGGTATTTGCGAACGTGCTGTTCAAAATAAATGCCGCTCGGGAGAAATCCCCAGTTTCTTTGTTGGAGGAAAATATCGTCTAAAAAAAGCGGATGTAATGAACTATCAATACCAACAAAAATTAATAAAAAAGACCCCCAACACCCTATAG
- a CDS encoding HAD hydrolase-like protein — protein MTVNAILFDLDVFIDTKRCYYEVLNTALTKKGFAPLSYSGYLTQFNCLPTDLILRIHIPNQTQETYVEIEKLMQYFYRYIDPQLCVVNPCFLKTLRALKRKGYHLAVYTPLDEVIASEILNKSNLLSLFDNSFFNQKVQADYSLSSLYLNIFKKMGVSADQVLICTAPQRNKSVIESLKTHLFLTNGNNFSVESIMQVIEHADKHRNYLFPHSKRKFRFKEYIS, from the coding sequence ATGACTGTTAATGCTATATTATTCGATTTAGATGTATTCATAGATACAAAAAGATGTTATTATGAAGTGCTAAACACAGCCTTAACAAAGAAAGGATTTGCTCCTCTGTCTTATTCAGGATATTTAACGCAATTTAATTGTTTACCTACCGACTTAATACTTAGAATTCATATCCCAAATCAAACTCAAGAAACATATGTTGAAATCGAAAAATTAATGCAGTATTTCTATCGTTACATAGATCCGCAACTTTGTGTAGTAAATCCTTGTTTTCTCAAAACATTAAGAGCGCTCAAACGGAAGGGGTATCATTTAGCTGTATATACCCCATTGGATGAAGTTATTGCTTCCGAAATACTAAATAAAAGTAATTTGCTCTCCTTATTTGACAACTCATTTTTTAATCAGAAGGTTCAAGCAGACTATTCTCTTTCGAGCTTGTACCTCAATATATTTAAAAAAATGGGGGTTTCAGCAGACCAAGTGTTAATTTGTACGGCTCCACAAAGAAATAAATCTGTTATTGAATCACTAAAAACTCATCTGTTCTTGACTAATGGAAATAATTTTAGTGTGGAATCAATAATGCAAGTTATAGAACACGCTGATAAACACAGAAACTATTTATTTCCTCACAGTAAAAGAAAATTTCGTTTCAAAGAATATATTTCTTAG
- a CDS encoding NTP transferase domain-containing protein: MKCNVIIPMAGAGSRFRASGYALPKPFIEFEGKMMIEHVLASFSAIQSHIILVLQEKFLEEQKEQLAKIQQHYPIDFVTVPKLTMGAAITALAAHKKIDPNFDLLFADSDNIFSPKDVKDFLINVRERDLAGAMLTFFSNKPCFSYAKTNEEGYLIETKEKEVISCHAIAGMYYFKALEVFKDAVIDMIVEADLSKGEFYMSNVFNHLKKFTSQIGLYDIEHFDCVGTPEQLNEYLKRNHHARIQ; this comes from the coding sequence ATGAAATGCAATGTGATTATTCCTATGGCAGGAGCAGGAAGTCGATTTAGGGCATCAGGATATGCCTTGCCAAAGCCATTTATTGAGTTTGAAGGAAAAATGATGATTGAGCATGTATTAGCATCTTTTTCTGCAATTCAATCACATATTATTTTAGTGCTTCAGGAAAAATTTTTAGAAGAACAAAAAGAGCAACTTGCAAAAATACAACAGCATTACCCAATTGATTTTGTAACTGTGCCAAAATTAACAATGGGCGCCGCCATTACTGCATTGGCTGCACATAAAAAAATAGACCCTAATTTTGACTTATTATTTGCTGATTCTGATAATATATTCTCTCCTAAGGATGTTAAAGATTTTTTAATTAATGTCCGAGAAAGAGACCTAGCAGGAGCAATGCTTACTTTCTTTTCGAATAAACCTTGTTTTTCCTATGCCAAAACAAATGAGGAAGGATATTTAATTGAGACGAAAGAAAAAGAAGTTATTTCTTGCCATGCTATTGCAGGTATGTATTATTTTAAGGCATTAGAAGTATTTAAAGATGCAGTGATAGATATGATTGTAGAGGCGGATTTATCGAAGGGAGAATTTTACATGTCAAATGTGTTTAATCATTTGAAAAAATTTACTTCTCAAATTGGACTCTATGATATAGAACATTTTGATTGTGTCGGCACACCAGAGCAGTTAAATGAGTATTTAAAGAGGAATCATCATGCAAGAATTCAATAA
- a CDS encoding HAD hydrolase family protein gives MEKKTLRICIDLDGTICTIKKPNESYADVKVQPGAKEFIDALKADGHTIIINTARNMKTQGHNVGKVMKNIGKITLDWLDEHEIQYDEIFFGKPNADITIDDRVVRFTDWKNIQIEDLVKIAKER, from the coding sequence ATGGAAAAAAAGACCTTAAGAATATGCATTGATTTAGATGGAACTATTTGCACAATTAAAAAGCCAAATGAGAGTTATGCAGATGTCAAAGTACAACCTGGAGCAAAAGAATTCATAGATGCTTTAAAAGCTGACGGACACACGATTATTATCAATACTGCACGCAATATGAAAACACAGGGACATAATGTAGGAAAAGTAATGAAAAATATTGGCAAAATCACCCTAGACTGGTTGGATGAACACGAAATACAATACGACGAGATTTTCTTTGGTAAACCCAACGCTGATATTACTATAGACGATAGAGTGGTACGCTTTACTGATTGGAAGAATATACAGATTGAAGATCTTGTTAAAATCGCGAAGGAGAGATAG